The proteins below are encoded in one region of Rana temporaria chromosome 2, aRanTem1.1, whole genome shotgun sequence:
- the LOC120928856 gene encoding FH2 domain-containing protein 1-like: MDETAPVNMVTSRNAPSPPIPPCPPPLPPVGLPTQPPPPTSSAEDSNPPPPPPPVRFMLPPPPPPPVRGSLIPVSINNTSVSSNTPSAPLRFGDQRRPKLRNFNWDALPVERVMGGRNLWTCGPQGTSLQIDVTHMEELFGQKEEPHKLRGQRSFKARPVQGETEPEMTLLDSKRNMNLGIFLKQFKRPIHVMVEDIRRGVGSNFGAEKLGELQRLLPEKDEMKRLRAFKGDRSRLSDPELFMVMLVEIPSYLQRLQVMILKEEYFPQLNSLKHSVEIQTVAATELLKCEELHTIIHLVLKAGNYMNAGGYAGSAMGFRMGSLLKLADTKANKPGMNLMHFVVQEAEKNNRALMSFPEKLTHISQASRITSLEVESDLETLTQRLQSTRDALRDQPDLKHEMAPFLQVAEVELCEVLCSLESLRDTRCAVMDYFCEDESTCRLEDLCLIFTTFCAKFLAAAHDNKEREKAEHRKERLEKRRSIASCSLQDKDLQDVELEFLLLRLPRRRRPSRGPRPLPRSQSTEVLNSSPIKSPASTAAKVSEPIGEEDSPVPEKPQQGLRRPREDSTGSDGQQDTPGKMNRRHTLACLPYRGELDIHSVFVTSPSGRSQEFSRHDAESDNLSVSTPSTPTTSTSFSQILKSSNTDTPVRKDFSPTSGSPNSLRLGGLFQRRGSLKNSESLILQGVDLSPRGGSEASALATFFRRVDSALRSPK; encoded by the exons ATGGATGAGACGGCTCCTGTAAACATGGTGACCTCCAGGAATGCTCCTTCCCCTCCAATACCTCCATGCCCACCTCCACTTCCACCTGTTGGACTTCCCACACAGCCACCGCCTCCTACGTCATCCGCCGAAGATTCCAATCCCCCTCCACCACCACCTCCGGTAAGATTTATGTtacccccacctccccctccgCCCGTGCGAGGCTCCTTAATTCCTGTGTCCATCAACAATACGTCGGTTTCCTCCAATACCCCTTCTGCCCCACTACGTTTTGGAGACCAACGCAGACCCAAACTGCGCAACTTCAACTGGGACGCTCTGCCTGTGGAGCGAGTGATGGGAGGGCGCAACCTCTGGACCTGTGGCCCTCAGGGGACAAGCCTACAGATAGATGTCACACACATGGAGGAGTTGTTCGGGCAGAAGGAGGAGCCGCACAAACTGAGGGGGCAACGAAGCTTCAAAGCACGACCGGTCCAAGGGGAAACCGAACCAGAG ATGACATTACTGGATTCCAAGAGAAATATGAACCTGGGGATTTTCTTGAAACAGTTCAAGAG GCCAATACATGTGATGGTAGAAGATATTAGGCGAGGAGTAGGATCAAACTTTGGAGCTGAGAAactgggggagctgcagagacTTCTTCCAGAGAAAGATGAG ATGAAGAGGCTGCGGGCCTTTAAAGGAGACCGAAGTCGCTTGTCTGATCCTGAACTGTTCATGGTGATGCTGGTAGAGATTCCCAG CTATTTACAGCGGCTGCAGGTCATGATACTGAAGGAGGAATATTTCCCACAGCTCAACTCGTTGAAACATTCAGTAGAAATTCAGACTGTAGCAGCGACAG agcttctGAAGTGTGAGGAGCTTCACACCATCATCCACTTGGTGCTGAAAGCCGGGAACTACATGAACGCT GGTGGTTACGCTGGGAGTGCCATGGGTTTTCGGATGGGATCTCTTCTGAAACTGGCGGACACTAAAGCAAATAAACCTGGAATGAACCTTATGCACTTTGTAGTCCAG GAAGCTGAGAAGAATAATCGGGCACTTATGAGTTTTCCGGAGAAACTGACTCACATAAGCCAGGCATCTCG cattacATCCCTGGAAGTGGAGAGTGACCTGGAGACTCTCACTCAGCGGCTTCAAAGTACTAGGGACGCCCTCCGGGACCAGCCAGATCTGAAGCATGAGATGGCTCCCTTCTTGCAG GTAGCAGAGGTGGAGCTGTGCGAGGTTCTGTGCTCTCTAGAGAGCCTGCGGGACACCAGGTGCGCTGTGATGGATTACTTCTGTGAAGATGAATCTACGTGCCGACTGGAAGACCTCTGCCTCATCTTCACTACTTTCTGTGCCAAGTTCTTGGCTGCTGCTCAC GACAACAAGGAAAGGGAGAAGGCAGAACACCGCAAGGAACGCCTGGAGAAACGACGTTCTATTGCCAGCTGTTCATTACAAGACAAAGACCTTCAGGATGTAGAGTTGGAGTTTTTACTTCTTCGACTTCCCCGCAGAAGACGTCCTAGTAGAGGTCCACGCCCTCTCCCTCGTAGCCAATCCACTGAGGTTCTTAATTCCTCCCCAATCAAATCTCCAGCTTCCACCGCAGCCAAAGTTTCAGAGCCAATCGGAGAAGAGGATTCTCCTGTGCCTGAGAAGCCACAACAAGGGCTAAGGAGGCCACGGGAGGACAGCACAGGGAGTGATGGACAACAGGATACTCCTGGGAAAATGAACAGGAGGCACACGTTGGCATGCCTTCCATACAGGGGTGAATTGGATATACATTCTGTGTTTGTTACCTCTCCCAGTGGACGTTCCCAGGAGTTCTCGCGCCACGATGCAGAGTCGGACAACCTTTCTGTTTCTACTCCAAGTACCCCAACCACCAGCACTTCCTTCAGCCAAATCCTAAAGTCTTCAAATACTGACACTCCTGTGCGGAAGGACTTTTCTCCTACATCAGGCTCCCCAAATTCATTGCGCTTGGGAGGACTATTTCAAAGAAGAGGAAGTTTGAAAAATTCAGAATCTCTAATATTGCAAGGAGTGGACCTCTCCCCGCGAGGGGGCAGTGAAGCCTCTGCCCTCGCCACCTTTTTTAGACGGGTTGACAGTGCTCTGCGCTCCCCTAAATGA